In Hydrogenovibrio thermophilus, the following are encoded in one genomic region:
- a CDS encoding EAL and HDOD domain-containing protein, whose product MEELFIGRQPIFDRRKQVYGYELLFRDGYHPNEAHFESDDDATATVVHNSMMGFTLDELVGGAKAFINFPEAFFDPRIDPCFSSHRIVCEVLETVPVNETTLAGIKKLRQKGFQIALDDFVFKKEFIPFIRLADIIKIDIEGVKPEKIPLLIERIRKVANTKILAERVETQAIYEVCRDAGCDYFQGYYFAKPEIVTSAKLSVSKLHLLMLLRKLAQENISLEDLEEVVSQDVGLMHKLIKLAAQNRTVGMPEFETLRQVMTLFGLRRVQSWASMISMNLLDDVVPEVFNIARTRAIFMRLCAEHEKLENPDSYYLAGMFSLLDVILKKPLLELLEALSLNRKIVNGILREEGEHGRMLQMVKSFEQSRSESLDQVYRHLYVRALKESHNAEALL is encoded by the coding sequence ATGGAAGAACTTTTTATTGGCCGACAACCGATTTTTGATCGGCGTAAACAAGTCTATGGGTACGAGTTGTTGTTCCGTGACGGTTATCACCCGAACGAAGCGCATTTTGAATCCGATGACGATGCCACTGCGACGGTGGTGCATAATTCGATGATGGGGTTTACCCTGGACGAACTGGTCGGTGGCGCCAAGGCCTTCATCAATTTCCCGGAAGCGTTTTTCGACCCTCGAATTGATCCGTGTTTTTCATCGCATCGCATTGTCTGTGAAGTTCTGGAGACGGTTCCCGTCAATGAAACCACTTTGGCCGGTATCAAAAAATTACGGCAGAAAGGCTTTCAAATCGCACTGGACGACTTTGTGTTCAAAAAGGAGTTCATTCCATTCATTCGTTTGGCCGATATCATTAAAATCGACATCGAAGGCGTCAAGCCGGAAAAGATTCCTCTGTTGATAGAACGCATTCGCAAGGTCGCCAATACCAAAATCCTGGCCGAGCGGGTCGAAACCCAAGCGATTTATGAAGTGTGCCGCGATGCGGGTTGTGATTATTTTCAGGGGTATTATTTTGCCAAGCCGGAAATTGTCACCAGCGCGAAACTGTCGGTGTCGAAACTGCATTTGTTGATGCTGTTGCGCAAGTTGGCGCAGGAAAATATCAGCTTAGAGGACTTGGAAGAGGTGGTGTCGCAAGATGTCGGTTTGATGCACAAGTTGATTAAACTGGCGGCGCAGAATCGTACGGTGGGTATGCCGGAGTTTGAAACGCTTCGGCAGGTGATGACGCTTTTCGGATTGCGCCGTGTACAATCCTGGGCAAGCATGATTTCGATGAATTTGCTGGACGATGTGGTGCCTGAAGTCTTCAATATCGCCCGTACCCGAGCGATTTTCATGCGCTTGTGTGCCGAGCACGAAAAACTGGAAAATCCGGATTCCTATTACCTGGCCGGGATGTTCTCATTATTGGATGTGATTTTGAAAAAACCGTTGCTGGAATTGTTGGAGGCTTTATCTTTGAACCGGAAAATCGTCAATGGCATTCTCCGGGAGGAGGGTGAGCACGGACGTATGTTGCAGATGGTGAAGTCGTTTGAGCAGTCGCGTTCCGAATCCCTCGATCAAGTGTATCGCCACCTCTATGTTCGTGCCTTAAAAGAAAGCCATAACGCCGAAGCCTTGCTATGA
- a CDS encoding GGDEF domain-containing protein, translating to MKARLKPLLQKADSRITFIIPTYFILVVVFAVMAAVGQEWVLALWLSSFAAMILLFGFHIFQNGLTWIGKGMMLVTNALFIGFLVVHGGHGHSGYFWVFPLLVATIQVMGATLGVLFAVLLLGMVWQLDAFGWTDTALSSRFYFAALGLVLITGVHEFTLERHRKELSRQVKDKQRESCLDPLTRVGNRRLIDEELAMIYTRESVGTSIGLLMVDLDNFKQINDAFGHHAGDEVLKTIASHLSESVRPSDAVARWGGDEFVVLLHPIRQDELEAVAKRIQQSIVQDERLTSFDLSVSMGGALTSSDYRALLKVADENLIEMKNHTKNDYKITRV from the coding sequence ATGAAAGCACGATTGAAGCCCTTGTTACAGAAAGCCGATTCTCGGATCACCTTCATTATTCCGACCTATTTTATTCTCGTCGTGGTTTTTGCAGTGATGGCTGCCGTCGGTCAAGAATGGGTACTGGCTCTGTGGTTGTCGTCTTTTGCGGCTATGATTTTATTGTTCGGATTTCATATCTTCCAAAACGGATTGACCTGGATCGGAAAGGGTATGATGCTGGTCACCAATGCCTTGTTTATCGGGTTTCTCGTGGTGCATGGCGGGCATGGGCATTCGGGGTATTTCTGGGTTTTTCCATTGCTGGTGGCGACCATCCAGGTGATGGGGGCAACACTCGGCGTTTTATTTGCGGTCTTGCTTCTGGGGATGGTTTGGCAGCTGGATGCGTTCGGCTGGACGGATACCGCTTTGTCGAGCCGTTTCTATTTTGCCGCGCTGGGCCTGGTGTTGATTACCGGAGTGCATGAGTTTACGTTGGAACGCCATCGAAAAGAGTTGTCACGTCAGGTGAAGGATAAACAGCGCGAAAGCTGTCTCGACCCTTTAACCCGGGTGGGTAACCGGCGTTTGATTGATGAAGAATTGGCCATGATTTATACACGAGAGTCTGTGGGCACATCCATCGGCCTTTTGATGGTGGATTTGGATAATTTCAAACAAATCAACGATGCTTTCGGCCATCATGCAGGCGATGAAGTGTTGAAGACAATCGCCAGTCATTTATCGGAAAGTGTGCGGCCGTCCGATGCGGTCGCGCGCTGGGGCGGCGACGAATTCGTAGTCCTGTTGCATCCTATTCGTCAAGATGAGCTGGAGGCGGTCGCCAAGCGTATTCAACAATCGATCGTTCAGGATGAACGTTTGACCAGTTTTGATTTGAGCGTCAGCATGGGCGGCGCCTTGACATCGTCGGATTACCGCGCTTTATTGAAAGTGGCCGATGAAAACCTGATTGAAATGAAAAATCACACCAAAAACGATTACAAAATCACACGCGTCTAA
- a CDS encoding PhoX family protein, whose amino-acid sequence MKFKTLTLAIATVIASSAVLTGCGGDGSDGTDGTAGTDANASAVKFASIAPAVTEDEQNSIRATGSVNVAGEEQTVSYQTLIKTGDVNNGETYGVVKDYQDNVIQELDGSAYLCNGTDTGKGSGLDHFSFLQKNGKVYMVSQFECGPGAMYMNELEQASDGKLTVKADSLQFISQKDDFGGWVHCAGMTTPWNSHLGSEEYPADANPAASYPYTANSYYSEVTDKFWGGNAAMNNPYYYGWTPEVTIGTDGTPNYTKHYSMGRFAHELAYVMPDKKTVYLSDDGTNVGLFMFVADTAEDLSAGTLYAAKWVQTSSDGSSMGQAVIKWIDMGHATDADIKTIVAAKPAFSDIFATEAPQADGSCATSGFVNVNTEAGNECLQLQDVNGDTAVDAADEAIAARLETRRMAAYKGATTEFRKEEGITFNQRDNKLYIAMSEVAYGMESNEKKGVTNTTYDLGGNNDIRVEYNPCGAVYALDVATNSTIGSDYVAYSMKGLVSGTPVDYSGTALEGNTCDVDGIASPDNVTFLQGSDILVIGEDTSAHPNDMVWAYNIKDGSMERIFTGPYGSETTSPFWHKDINGFGYLTVTTQHPFGEVSGSYTRPAGVETKSEAGYIGPFDFSDVK is encoded by the coding sequence ATGAAATTTAAGACTTTGACCCTGGCGATTGCAACGGTAATCGCTTCCTCGGCTGTCCTGACCGGATGTGGTGGTGACGGTTCCGATGGTACTGACGGAACAGCCGGCACGGATGCCAATGCTTCCGCTGTTAAGTTTGCTTCCATCGCCCCGGCGGTGACCGAAGACGAACAAAATTCTATCCGTGCAACCGGCAGTGTCAATGTGGCTGGCGAAGAGCAAACGGTCAGCTATCAAACTTTGATTAAAACGGGCGACGTCAACAATGGTGAGACTTACGGGGTGGTCAAAGATTACCAGGATAACGTGATTCAAGAATTGGACGGTTCCGCTTATTTGTGTAACGGTACGGATACTGGGAAAGGTTCCGGGCTGGATCATTTCTCGTTCTTGCAGAAAAACGGTAAAGTTTACATGGTTTCCCAGTTCGAATGTGGACCGGGTGCGATGTATATGAATGAATTGGAGCAGGCATCCGACGGGAAATTGACGGTTAAAGCCGATAGCTTGCAATTCATCAGTCAGAAAGACGACTTCGGTGGCTGGGTACACTGTGCCGGTATGACCACGCCATGGAATTCACATCTAGGGTCGGAAGAGTATCCGGCGGATGCAAACCCTGCCGCTTCTTACCCTTATACGGCAAACAGCTACTATTCAGAAGTGACGGATAAGTTCTGGGGCGGGAATGCCGCCATGAATAACCCTTATTATTATGGTTGGACGCCGGAAGTGACGATTGGTACTGATGGTACGCCTAACTATACCAAACATTACAGCATGGGGCGCTTTGCGCACGAGCTGGCTTACGTGATGCCGGATAAGAAAACGGTTTATTTGTCGGATGACGGTACCAATGTCGGGCTGTTCATGTTTGTGGCCGATACGGCGGAAGATTTAAGTGCCGGTACTTTGTATGCCGCTAAATGGGTACAAACCTCGAGCGACGGTTCGAGCATGGGGCAGGCTGTTATCAAGTGGATTGATATGGGCCACGCGACGGATGCGGATATCAAAACAATCGTTGCAGCCAAGCCGGCTTTCTCAGATATTTTCGCCACCGAAGCGCCACAAGCAGATGGTTCCTGCGCAACTTCTGGATTTGTCAACGTCAATACCGAAGCTGGCAACGAATGTTTGCAATTGCAGGACGTCAATGGCGATACGGCTGTGGATGCCGCGGATGAAGCCATTGCCGCACGTTTGGAAACACGCCGTATGGCGGCTTATAAAGGTGCGACCACCGAGTTCCGTAAAGAAGAGGGTATTACCTTCAATCAGCGTGACAACAAGTTGTATATCGCCATGTCCGAAGTCGCTTACGGTATGGAAAGCAACGAGAAGAAAGGCGTCACTAATACCACGTATGACTTGGGTGGAAACAACGACATTCGCGTTGAATATAACCCTTGTGGTGCGGTTTATGCACTGGATGTCGCCACTAACTCAACCATTGGTTCCGATTATGTGGCCTACAGCATGAAAGGCTTGGTGAGTGGTACACCAGTGGATTACTCCGGAACGGCTTTGGAAGGAAACACCTGTGATGTGGACGGAATCGCTAGCCCGGATAACGTTACCTTCTTGCAAGGTTCCGATATTCTGGTGATTGGGGAAGACACCAGCGCGCACCCGAACGATATGGTTTGGGCGTATAACATCAAAGACGGTTCCATGGAGCGTATCTTCACCGGTCCTTACGGTTCTGAAACCACATCGCCTTTCTGGCATAAAGACATCAACGGTTTCGGTTACCTGACGGTGACGACGCAGCACCCATTCGGTGAAGTCAGCGGTTCTTATACGCGACCAGCCGGTGTTGAAACCAAGTCGGAAGCCGGTTACATCGGGCCGTTCGATTTCTCGGACGTCAAATAA